In a genomic window of Thiolapillus brandeum:
- a CDS encoding DUF6498-containing protein, with protein sequence MAISPALSPTARATGFQEQMMSEPATDSNRSTTGISRMLPDLLAFCFGIGMAYVFHWETHDLVWSLWLSSLTIGYVTILSTIAGGVYLAWHIIRHKDFPQKMRKVALAVAGGIALFFFGFFSLHFCAFHAGHASFLSAFFPIEGLPEQRFLSAFMNPLLLWRTAFEYLVPLYGMFLIPVLIAEREQVFAVFTKAVRLAHHIHKDDVEQLMQRNHLGEKKEAGRLFYQPYLNVIRMHFLILFFAFAHAWNLDSFPVYALVYAVYFFPWRKQFPKKARADITL encoded by the coding sequence ATGGCCATTTCTCCAGCACTGTCACCCACTGCAAGAGCGACCGGTTTCCAGGAGCAGATGATGTCTGAACCGGCAACGGACAGCAACCGTTCAACGACAGGCATATCCCGGATGCTGCCGGATCTGCTGGCATTCTGCTTTGGAATCGGTATGGCCTATGTCTTCCACTGGGAGACCCATGACCTGGTGTGGAGCCTGTGGCTGAGTAGCCTTACCATCGGTTATGTCACTATCCTGTCCACCATCGCCGGTGGTGTTTACCTTGCCTGGCATATCATCAGGCACAAGGATTTTCCGCAGAAAATGAGAAAAGTGGCTTTGGCTGTGGCCGGAGGAATAGCCTTGTTCTTTTTTGGCTTCTTTTCCCTGCATTTTTGCGCCTTTCATGCCGGTCATGCCTCTTTCCTGAGTGCTTTCTTTCCCATTGAAGGGCTGCCTGAACAACGTTTCTTATCGGCGTTCATGAATCCCCTGCTGCTATGGCGCACAGCCTTCGAGTACCTGGTTCCTCTGTACGGCATGTTTTTGATCCCGGTACTGATCGCTGAAAGAGAACAGGTATTCGCTGTTTTCACCAAAGCCGTCCGCCTCGCCCACCACATCCACAAAGATGATGTGGAGCAGTTGATGCAGCGGAACCACCTTGGAGAAAAAAAAGAAGCCGGCCGGTTGTTCTACCAGCCCTATCTCAACGTCATTCGCATGCATTTTCTGATTTTGTTCTTTGCCTTTGCCCACGCGTGGAACCTAGACAGCTTCCCGGTGTATGCCCTGGTGTATGCCGTCTATTTCTTTCCCTGGAGAAAGCAGTTTCCAAAAAAGGCCCGGGCCGACATTACGCTTTGA
- a CDS encoding lysophospholipid acyltransferase family protein, producing the protein MRTRLLRYFIRFLSLMPLPVLRGAGRGVGWLAYRIPNRERDNARVNIDLCFPELNDREKDRLWRATLKENAITLLEMPSVWYGSTDAWLSRLDMGNVPDQIRALMSQGKGVVVAMPHLGNFEISAHFFGSIGKATGLYRPPRKEGLESVMLEGRNRPGQNRMVPTDRHGIKALYEALGKGELIVILPDQQPKTAKGGGGVFAPFFGVPALTMTLVNRFARKTGAPVYFISFVRTGHKPEYKVIGHLAGDAIADQDAVVAATELNAGVEKLARQYPAQYQWTYRRFQAQPDGINPYRSARKPS; encoded by the coding sequence ATGCGAACCCGCCTGTTGCGTTATTTTATCCGTTTTTTGTCTCTGATGCCCCTGCCGGTGTTGCGGGGTGCGGGGCGCGGGGTCGGGTGGTTGGCTTACAGAATCCCCAATCGTGAACGTGACAATGCCCGGGTGAATATCGATTTGTGTTTTCCCGAACTCAACGATCGAGAAAAAGACCGGTTGTGGCGGGCGACCCTGAAGGAGAACGCCATCACCCTGTTGGAAATGCCTTCCGTGTGGTATGGGAGCACGGATGCCTGGTTGTCACGCCTGGATATGGGCAATGTGCCGGATCAGATCCGGGCGCTCATGTCTCAGGGCAAGGGTGTGGTGGTGGCCATGCCGCATTTGGGAAACTTTGAGATCAGCGCACACTTCTTTGGCAGTATTGGCAAGGCCACGGGCCTTTACCGCCCCCCGCGCAAGGAAGGTCTGGAATCGGTGATGCTGGAAGGACGCAACCGCCCCGGGCAGAACCGCATGGTGCCCACGGATCGCCATGGCATAAAAGCTCTGTACGAGGCCCTGGGCAAGGGTGAGTTGATCGTCATTCTGCCCGATCAACAGCCCAAGACGGCGAAAGGTGGTGGTGGCGTGTTCGCCCCTTTTTTCGGCGTGCCCGCTTTGACCATGACCCTGGTGAACCGCTTCGCACGCAAGACCGGGGCGCCGGTATATTTTATCTCCTTTGTGCGCACTGGCCACAAGCCGGAATATAAAGTCATCGGCCACCTGGCGGGGGATGCCATTGCGGATCAGGATGCGGTGGTGGCGGCCACCGAACTCAATGCCGGGGTAGAAAAGCTGGCGCGCCAGTATCCCGCTCAATACCAATGGACTTACCGGCGCTTCCAGGCGCAACCGGATGGTATCAATCCCTATAGGTCGGCACGCAAACCGAGTTGA
- a CDS encoding rhodanese-like domain-containing protein produces MDNTSPIGLTPGKAFELLQENPRAVLVDVRSSMEFLFVGHPVGAVHIPWIDEPEWDINPEFVTDIRKLLLGGVSHDGSHASAPVILICRSGKRSLEAGKLLIEAGLTDVYNVDEGFEGDLNDKHQRSTINGWRFRGLPWEQC; encoded by the coding sequence ATGGATAATACATCCCCTATCGGCCTGACCCCCGGCAAGGCTTTTGAACTGCTTCAGGAAAACCCCCGGGCAGTATTGGTCGACGTTCGCTCCAGTATGGAGTTTCTGTTCGTTGGGCACCCGGTGGGCGCTGTACATATCCCCTGGATCGACGAACCTGAGTGGGACATCAATCCCGAGTTCGTCACGGATATCCGCAAACTGCTCCTGGGAGGCGTATCCCATGATGGCAGCCACGCAAGCGCTCCGGTGATCCTGATCTGCCGCAGCGGCAAGCGTTCTCTGGAAGCGGGCAAACTGCTCATCGAAGCCGGCCTGACAGATGTCTATAACGTGGACGAAGGCTTTGAAGGCGACCTCAACGACAAGCACCAGCGCAGCACCATCAATGGCTGGCGTTTTCGAGGTCTGCCCTGGGAGCAGTGCTAA
- the galU gene encoding UTP--glucose-1-phosphate uridylyltransferase GalU, which produces MIKKCLFPAAGYGTRFLPATKSIPKEMLPIVNKPLIQYGVEEASNAGMTDIAIVTGRGKHAIEDLFDNNRIIEDAVRGSEKESLLAETNQLMERCTFSYTRQKQMKGLGDAILSGEPLIGDQPFGVVLADDLCIGHDEKHNVLAQMVEIYNKYQCSIIAIEEVPEDETHKYGVIAGIEVEPGIYHVKEMVEKPPAGTAPSNLAIIGRYLLTPDIFDLLRNQPAGTGGEIQITDALKRQTQTNRVIAYQFQGRRFDCGSVPGFVEATNYFYEKYFK; this is translated from the coding sequence ATGATCAAGAAATGCCTGTTCCCCGCCGCCGGTTATGGCACCCGCTTTCTCCCGGCCACCAAGTCCATTCCCAAGGAAATGCTGCCCATTGTCAACAAGCCACTGATCCAGTACGGGGTGGAAGAAGCCAGCAACGCAGGCATGACAGACATTGCCATAGTTACCGGCCGCGGCAAGCACGCCATCGAAGATCTGTTCGACAACAACCGTATCATCGAGGATGCCGTGCGCGGCTCGGAAAAAGAGAGCCTCCTGGCAGAAACCAACCAACTGATGGAACGCTGCACTTTTTCCTATACCCGGCAAAAACAGATGAAAGGTCTGGGGGATGCCATTTTGTCGGGAGAGCCTCTGATTGGCGATCAGCCCTTTGGCGTCGTGCTGGCGGACGATCTATGCATTGGACATGACGAAAAACACAATGTGCTGGCGCAGATGGTGGAAATCTACAACAAGTACCAGTGCAGCATCATTGCCATCGAGGAAGTACCCGAGGATGAAACCCACAAATACGGCGTCATCGCTGGAATAGAAGTCGAACCCGGCATTTACCATGTCAAGGAAATGGTGGAAAAACCCCCGGCGGGCACAGCACCCAGCAACCTGGCCATCATTGGCCGCTATCTCCTTACACCGGACATCTTCGACCTGCTTCGCAACCAGCCCGCAGGCACCGGAGGTGAAATCCAGATTACCGATGCACTGAAACGCCAGACCCAGACCAACAGAGTCATCGCCTATCAGTTTCAGGGCAGACGCTTCGACTGCGGCAGTGTGCCCGGCTTCGTGGAAGCCACCAACTACTTCTACGAGAAGTACTTCAAATAA
- the rsxA gene encoding electron transport complex subunit RsxA, whose translation MSEYALILVSTVLVNNFVLVKFLGLCPFMGVSRKLETAMGMGLATTFVLTLSSVASYLVNTWMLEPLGLEYMRTIAFILVIAVVVQFTEMVMHKTSPVLYQVLGIFLPLITTNCAVLGVALLNTQEQHNFVESALYGFGAAVGFSLVLVLFAAIRERVNAADVPEPFKGNGIALITAGLMSMAFMGFSGLVSG comes from the coding sequence ATGTCGGAATACGCGCTCATACTCGTCAGCACCGTACTGGTGAACAACTTCGTTCTGGTGAAGTTCCTGGGACTGTGCCCCTTCATGGGCGTTTCCCGCAAACTGGAAACCGCCATGGGTATGGGCCTGGCCACGACCTTTGTACTTACCCTGTCTTCCGTGGCCAGCTATCTGGTGAACACCTGGATGCTGGAACCCCTGGGTTTGGAGTACATGCGCACCATCGCTTTCATACTGGTCATCGCCGTGGTGGTGCAGTTCACCGAGATGGTCATGCACAAGACCAGCCCGGTGCTCTACCAGGTGCTGGGTATCTTCCTGCCCCTGATCACCACCAACTGCGCCGTACTTGGGGTGGCCCTGCTGAACACCCAGGAGCAACACAACTTCGTCGAATCCGCCCTGTACGGTTTTGGTGCCGCTGTCGGTTTTTCCCTGGTGCTGGTACTGTTCGCCGCCATCCGTGAGCGGGTCAATGCCGCCGATGTGCCGGAGCCCTTCAAGGGCAATGGCATTGCCCTCATTACTGCAGGCCTCATGTCCATGGCCTTCATGGGCTTCTCTGGACTGGTGTCCGGATGA
- the rsxB gene encoding electron transport complex subunit RsxB — MITAIFAIAALSTAFGLLLGYSAIRFKVDGDPLVDQIDAILPQTQCGQCGFAGCRPYAEAIAAGEAEINRCPPGGEAGMLALADLLGREPVPLEDQEAADKGKMIAHIRENECIGCTLCIQACPVDAIVGAAKQMHTVIAEQCTGCELCLPPCPVECIEMIPVKTTLSSWKWPFPETDEQAPAQESGT, encoded by the coding sequence ATGATTACCGCCATTTTCGCCATTGCCGCCCTGTCCACGGCCTTCGGCCTGCTCCTGGGATATTCCGCCATCCGCTTCAAAGTGGACGGTGATCCCCTGGTGGATCAGATCGATGCCATCCTGCCCCAGACCCAATGCGGCCAGTGCGGTTTTGCCGGCTGCCGTCCCTATGCCGAGGCCATTGCCGCCGGTGAAGCTGAAATCAATCGCTGCCCCCCAGGGGGTGAAGCCGGGATGCTGGCCCTGGCGGATCTTCTGGGCAGGGAACCTGTTCCTCTGGAAGACCAGGAAGCCGCCGACAAGGGAAAGATGATCGCTCACATCCGGGAAAACGAATGCATTGGCTGCACCCTGTGTATCCAGGCTTGTCCCGTGGATGCCATCGTCGGCGCCGCCAAGCAGATGCATACAGTAATCGCCGAGCAGTGCACGGGTTGCGAGCTGTGCCTGCCCCCCTGTCCTGTGGAATGCATTGAGATGATCCCCGTAAAAACCACCCTGAGCAGCTGGAAATGGCCTTTCCCGGAAACCGATGAGCAGGCTCCGGCCCAGGAGTCGGGCACATGA
- the rsxC gene encoding electron transport complex subunit RsxC, producing MITQNPGSWDFHGGIHRPDCKSMSAGKFLGKVPLPETLVLPLQQHIGAMAEPVVKVGEQVFKGQTIARVSEYIGAPIHAPTSGTIAAIEEHPVPHPSGLSAPCILLQVDGKDEWGELPEPLPYFDDMDPSLLRERIRWAGIVGLGGAAFPTSVKVNHGPDRPIQTLVINGAECEPYITCDDLLMREQADRVVEGIKVLLYVVDAEECLIGIEDNKPEAIAAMRKAVAESGLKDVQVIQVPTRYPMGGEKQLIKVLTGKEVPSNGIPSEIGVICINVATAAAVTDAVMAGRPLLSRLVTVTGEGVNSSGNLEVPFGVYMSHVIAHAGGYSDKAYKLILGGPMMGFTLGDDQLPVTKGSNCLLAASREEAPAPDKAHPCIRCGKCMDACPAQLLPQQLYWYARARDFDKTQEYHLFDCIECGCCSWVCPSHIPLVQYYRFAKTETWALEKEKRQAEDARRRHEARVERLERLERERKARLRQKKDALEKKTAANGANPRKAAVEAAMKRVAEKKARQSEAEKSSGESS from the coding sequence ATGATCACACAAAACCCGGGCAGCTGGGATTTCCATGGCGGCATTCACCGTCCGGACTGCAAATCCATGTCCGCAGGCAAGTTTCTTGGCAAAGTGCCCCTGCCTGAAACCCTGGTTCTGCCCCTGCAACAGCATATCGGCGCCATGGCAGAGCCCGTGGTAAAAGTAGGCGAACAGGTATTCAAAGGGCAGACCATTGCCCGGGTAAGTGAGTATATCGGCGCCCCCATACACGCACCCACTTCCGGCACCATAGCCGCCATCGAGGAACATCCGGTCCCGCATCCCTCCGGCCTGAGCGCCCCTTGCATCCTGTTGCAGGTGGATGGAAAAGACGAATGGGGGGAACTGCCCGAACCCCTGCCCTATTTCGACGACATGGACCCTTCCCTGTTGAGGGAACGTATCCGCTGGGCCGGTATCGTTGGCCTGGGCGGCGCCGCCTTTCCCACCAGCGTCAAGGTCAACCACGGCCCGGACCGGCCGATTCAGACCCTGGTCATCAATGGAGCCGAGTGTGAACCCTATATCACTTGTGACGATCTGCTCATGCGTGAGCAGGCGGATCGCGTGGTGGAAGGGATCAAGGTACTGCTCTATGTGGTGGATGCGGAAGAATGCCTGATCGGCATCGAAGACAACAAACCCGAGGCGATTGCCGCTATGCGCAAGGCCGTGGCCGAATCGGGCCTGAAGGACGTGCAGGTGATCCAGGTACCCACCCGTTACCCCATGGGCGGCGAGAAACAACTCATCAAGGTGCTTACCGGCAAGGAGGTTCCCTCCAACGGCATTCCATCGGAAATCGGGGTGATCTGCATCAATGTGGCCACGGCGGCAGCGGTCACCGATGCCGTAATGGCCGGGCGTCCCCTGCTCAGCCGCCTGGTCACCGTAACCGGCGAAGGCGTGAACAGTTCCGGTAACCTGGAAGTCCCTTTTGGCGTGTACATGTCCCACGTCATTGCTCACGCCGGAGGGTACAGCGACAAGGCCTATAAACTGATCCTCGGCGGCCCCATGATGGGCTTCACCCTGGGCGATGACCAACTGCCTGTCACCAAAGGCAGCAACTGCCTGCTGGCAGCCAGCCGCGAGGAAGCACCGGCTCCCGACAAGGCCCACCCCTGCATCCGTTGCGGCAAATGCATGGACGCCTGCCCAGCTCAGCTCCTGCCCCAACAACTCTACTGGTACGCCCGCGCCAGGGATTTCGACAAAACCCAGGAATACCATTTGTTCGACTGCATCGAATGTGGCTGCTGCTCCTGGGTATGTCCCTCCCACATTCCTCTGGTGCAGTACTATCGTTTTGCCAAGACCGAGACCTGGGCCCTGGAGAAAGAAAAACGCCAAGCGGAAGACGCACGCCGCCGCCACGAGGCCCGGGTGGAACGCCTGGAGCGCCTGGAGCGTGAACGCAAGGCCCGCCTGCGGCAGAAAAAAGATGCCCTGGAGAAAAAAACCGCCGCCAACGGCGCCAATCCCAGGAAGGCTGCCGTTGAAGCCGCCATGAAACGCGTGGCGGAAAAAAAGGCCCGCCAGTCCGAGGCTGAAAAGAGCAGCGGGGAATCCTCATGA
- the rsxD gene encoding electron transport complex subunit RsxD — MKLPVHTSPYGVLPNNVTRVMGEVLLALVPGIIALVYYFGWGVLINISIAVTTALAAEAGVLHLRHRPVRPALSDLSATVTAVLLAIALPPLTPWWMTMLGVLFAIVMVKHLYGGLGYNPFNPAMAAYVLLLVSFPVAMTQWLPPEMLNAHPLSFAQTLTAIFGGGLPDHLTWDTITSATPLDAMREQLKMNKTISEIAQNPMWGNFGARGWEWVGNWFLIGGLFLLWRKVITWHIPFAMIAGLLLASGLFWLFDPESMPFPGFHLFSGGMILGAFFIATDPVTASTTPKGRIIYGFLIGVTVFIIRTWGGYPDAVAFAVLLMNMAAPTIDYYTQPRVFGARDKDNA, encoded by the coding sequence ATGAAGTTGCCGGTTCACACCTCACCCTACGGGGTTCTTCCCAACAATGTCACACGGGTCATGGGCGAAGTGCTCCTGGCTCTGGTACCCGGGATCATTGCCCTGGTGTATTACTTTGGCTGGGGCGTGCTCATCAACATCAGCATTGCCGTGACCACGGCTCTGGCAGCCGAGGCCGGGGTATTGCATCTGCGGCATCGTCCCGTGCGCCCCGCCCTTTCGGATTTGAGCGCCACGGTCACCGCCGTGCTCCTGGCCATTGCCCTGCCTCCCCTGACACCCTGGTGGATGACTATGCTGGGCGTGCTGTTCGCCATCGTCATGGTCAAACATCTGTATGGCGGCCTTGGCTATAATCCCTTCAATCCCGCCATGGCAGCCTATGTACTGCTGCTGGTTTCTTTCCCCGTGGCCATGACCCAATGGCTGCCGCCAGAGATGCTCAATGCGCATCCTCTGTCTTTTGCTCAAACCCTCACGGCCATCTTCGGCGGCGGCCTGCCGGATCATCTGACCTGGGATACCATCACCAGTGCCACTCCCCTGGACGCCATGCGTGAACAGCTGAAGATGAACAAGACCATCAGCGAAATCGCCCAGAACCCCATGTGGGGGAACTTCGGCGCCCGTGGCTGGGAATGGGTGGGCAACTGGTTCCTGATAGGCGGGCTGTTTCTTCTGTGGCGCAAGGTCATCACCTGGCATATTCCTTTTGCCATGATCGCCGGCCTGCTCCTCGCCTCGGGTCTATTCTGGCTGTTCGATCCGGAATCCATGCCCTTCCCCGGCTTTCACCTGTTCAGCGGGGGCATGATCCTGGGCGCCTTCTTCATTGCCACGGATCCTGTTACCGCCAGCACCACGCCCAAGGGACGCATCATCTACGGTTTCCTCATCGGCGTGACCGTATTCATCATCCGCACCTGGGGCGGCTATCCTGATGCCGTGGCCTTTGCCGTGCTGCTCATGAACATGGCGGCCCCCACTATCGACTACTACACCCAGCCCCGGGTGTTTGGTGCCAGGGACAAGGACAATGCCTGA
- the rsxG gene encoding electron transport complex subunit RsxG encodes MPELNRNIFISAAILGIFGILGATLVSLTWTATADRIARNQQEAFMRNVYKLIDRNEIDNDLFKDVITLTNPALAKTDIKVYRARKAGQPVAVIFSPVQAPGYASPINLMIGVRQDGTLGGVRVLSHMETPGLGDKIDEEKSDWILSFTGKSLSNPPPDQWKVKKDGGVFDQFTGATITPRSVVATVKKLLEYYSRNKENLFRKPSETLNEVPMH; translated from the coding sequence ATGCCTGAGCTGAACCGCAACATCTTCATCAGCGCCGCCATCCTGGGAATTTTCGGTATCCTGGGAGCAACCCTGGTGTCCCTCACCTGGACCGCCACTGCGGATCGCATTGCGCGCAATCAGCAGGAAGCCTTCATGCGCAATGTGTACAAGCTCATTGACAGGAATGAAATCGACAACGATCTATTCAAGGACGTCATCACCCTGACCAACCCTGCCCTGGCCAAAACGGACATCAAGGTCTATCGGGCACGCAAGGCAGGCCAGCCTGTGGCGGTAATATTCAGCCCGGTACAGGCCCCGGGCTACGCCAGCCCCATCAATCTCATGATAGGCGTACGCCAGGACGGTACTCTGGGAGGCGTGCGGGTTTTATCTCACATGGAAACCCCCGGCCTGGGTGACAAGATCGACGAGGAAAAATCGGACTGGATTCTCTCTTTCACTGGAAAATCCCTGAGCAACCCGCCCCCGGATCAATGGAAGGTCAAGAAAGATGGCGGTGTATTCGATCAGTTTACCGGCGCCACCATCACCCCCCGCAGTGTCGTGGCCACGGTGAAGAAACTCCTGGAATACTATTCCAGGAACAAGGAAAACCTGTTCAGGAAACCATCCGAAACACTGAACGAAGTACCCATGCACTGA
- a CDS encoding electron transport complex subunit E produces MSISNREIITNGLWNNNQALVALLGLCPLLAVSNTLINGMGLGLATTLVLISSNATISFIRNWVRQEVRLPVFVLVIASFVTAVELAMNAWFHDLHKILGIFIPLIVTNCTIVGRAEAFASRNPVPQSMLDGLSIGMGFTLVLMTLGALREFIGQGTILSGVHLMFGEAARSLSFSMGNDFHGLILAILPPGAFFGLGLLIALKHVIDKRNAKRAAEHLPAPAAEPAPAEG; encoded by the coding sequence ATGAGCATATCCAATCGTGAAATCATTACCAACGGCTTGTGGAACAATAACCAGGCATTGGTCGCCCTCCTGGGACTGTGCCCTCTGCTGGCCGTCTCCAACACCCTGATCAATGGCATGGGCCTGGGACTGGCCACCACCCTGGTACTCATCTCTTCCAACGCCACCATCTCCTTCATCCGCAACTGGGTGCGCCAGGAAGTACGGCTGCCGGTGTTCGTGCTGGTCATCGCCTCCTTCGTCACTGCCGTGGAGCTGGCCATGAACGCCTGGTTCCATGACCTGCACAAGATCCTGGGCATTTTCATTCCCCTGATCGTCACCAACTGCACCATCGTCGGCCGTGCCGAAGCCTTTGCTTCACGCAATCCCGTGCCCCAGTCCATGCTGGACGGTCTGAGTATCGGAATGGGCTTTACCCTGGTGCTCATGACCCTGGGCGCCCTGCGTGAATTCATCGGTCAGGGCACCATCCTGTCCGGTGTGCATCTCATGTTTGGCGAAGCCGCCAGAAGTCTGAGCTTTTCCATGGGCAATGATTTCCATGGCCTGATCCTCGCCATTCTGCCCCCCGGCGCTTTCTTTGGTCTGGGGCTGCTCATCGCCTTGAAGCATGTCATCGACAAACGCAATGCGAAACGTGCCGCAGAACATCTGCCTGCACCTGCGGCGGAACCTGCCCCTGCCGAAGGATGA
- the nth gene encoding endonuclease III encodes MNREKRREIFERLRADNPEPTTELNYHSSFELLIAVILSAQATDVGVNKATNKLFPVANTPRAILDLGEDGLKEYIKTIGLYNSKAKNIIATCRILLEKHHGQVPDKRKDLEALPGVGRKTANVVLNTAFGQPVMAVDTHIFRVSNRTRIAPGKTVLEVEKKLLRHVPKEFLQNAHHWLILHGRYTCIARKPRCGSCIIEDLCEYKEKTEP; translated from the coding sequence ATGAACCGGGAAAAACGCCGGGAGATCTTCGAGCGCCTGCGCGCCGACAACCCCGAACCCACCACGGAGCTGAACTACCACAGTTCCTTTGAGCTGCTCATCGCGGTAATTCTTTCCGCCCAGGCCACGGATGTGGGCGTGAACAAGGCCACGAACAAGCTGTTTCCGGTTGCCAACACTCCCCGCGCCATTCTGGATCTTGGAGAAGACGGCCTCAAGGAATACATCAAGACCATCGGCCTGTACAACAGCAAGGCGAAAAACATCATCGCCACCTGCCGCATTCTTCTGGAAAAACACCATGGCCAGGTGCCGGACAAGCGCAAGGATCTGGAAGCCCTCCCCGGCGTGGGCCGCAAGACGGCCAACGTGGTTCTCAACACCGCCTTTGGCCAGCCTGTGATGGCCGTGGACACCCACATCTTCCGGGTCAGCAACCGCACTCGCATTGCTCCAGGGAAGACAGTGCTGGAAGTCGAGAAAAAACTGCTGCGCCATGTGCCCAAAGAGTTTCTTCAGAACGCCCACCACTGGTTGATTCTGCATGGACGCTACACCTGCATCGCACGCAAGCCCCGTTGTGGTTCCTGCATCATTGAAGACCTTTGTGAATACAAGGAAAAGACCGAGCCATGA
- the msrB gene encoding peptide-methionine (R)-S-oxide reductase MsrB: MKSYRKSPEAIAALTTEQYRITRENGTEAPGSGEYLHNREPGIYVDLVSGEPLFTSKDKFDSGCGWPSFARPIDGDFVRELPDNSHGMTRTEVRSTHGDSHLGHVFTDGPRDRGGLRYCINSAAVRFVHRDDMEAEGYGDYLPLLEGEEA; this comes from the coding sequence ATGAAATCGTACCGCAAATCCCCTGAAGCCATCGCAGCTCTGACCACCGAGCAATACCGCATCACCCGGGAAAACGGCACCGAAGCACCGGGCAGTGGCGAATACCTGCATAACAGGGAACCCGGCATCTACGTGGATCTGGTATCCGGCGAACCCCTGTTCACCTCCAAAGACAAATTTGATTCCGGCTGCGGCTGGCCGAGTTTCGCCCGCCCCATAGACGGGGATTTCGTCAGGGAGTTGCCGGACAACAGCCATGGCATGACCCGAACAGAAGTTCGTTCCACCCACGGCGACAGCCACCTGGGGCATGTATTCACCGATGGCCCCCGGGATCGGGGAGGATTGCGCTACTGCATCAACTCCGCTGCGGTGCGTTTCGTACATCGTGACGACATGGAAGCCGAAGGTTACGGGGACTATCTGCCCTTGCTGGAAGGAGAAGAAGCATGA
- the msrA gene encoding peptide-methionine (S)-S-oxide reductase MsrA, translating to MSLEKAILAGGCFWGMQDLIRRQPGVISTRVGYTGGDVPNATYRNHGNHAEAIEIEFDNRLTSFRDILAFFFQIHDPTTVDRQGNDRGSSYRSEIFYLNEAQKQTAMEMIQKIDASGRWPGPVVTRVSPAGDFWEAEPEHQDYLKVHPGGYTCHFPRPEWVLPEDE from the coding sequence ATGAGCCTGGAAAAAGCCATTCTTGCCGGCGGCTGCTTCTGGGGCATGCAGGATCTTATCCGGCGGCAACCTGGCGTAATCAGCACCCGCGTGGGTTATACCGGGGGAGATGTACCCAACGCCACCTACCGGAACCATGGCAATCACGCCGAAGCCATAGAGATCGAATTCGACAACCGTCTGACCAGCTTCCGGGATATCCTGGCATTCTTCTTTCAAATCCATGATCCCACCACGGTGGATCGCCAGGGCAATGACCGGGGTTCATCCTACCGGTCGGAAATCTTCTACCTGAACGAAGCCCAGAAACAAACGGCAATGGAAATGATCCAAAAGATCGATGCTTCCGGACGTTGGCCCGGGCCGGTAGTCACCCGGGTATCTCCTGCCGGAGACTTCTGGGAGGCCGAACCGGAACATCAGGATTACCTGAAGGTGCATCCCGGCGGTTACACCTGCCATTTCCCCAGACCGGAATGGGTGTTGCCGGAAGACGAATAA